A segment of the Gemmatimonas sp. genome:
CTCTTCAAGCCACAGGCTGAAATCTCCTGCGATCTCTTCCGCTTCTTGATCTGACGACTCGTCATGATTCCAAAACACTACTGGTTTGTTCAGTCGCCATTCAGTGGTGTCGATGCAGAGGAGGTTGCCCAGTCCATCTGTACAGATTGGCAGAAGCTTCTTCGGAAGCGGTGGCACTGCCTCGGTCCGTTCACTCGTAGTGATATGTACGACGTCAAGGAATGGCGGGACGTCAGCTCCAAGTCCGAAGATCTCTAAGCCGCCCACACCGCCCCACCCGAATTGCTGCAGGAACTGCCGATACGACGCTGGAAAGGAGACTTCGAGAATCTCTTCAGCGGCCGAGATAGCGCAGTCTTCTGCACCGCCACCGAATGCGGCGCTCTCATCTTGTCGCATCTTCGCGATCAAGTGGTCTTCAAGCATCTCTCAATTCTCGTCATCAGGAGGGTGGTTGCGTCTATAGTTCTCACCAAGTCGGTGAGCGGACCTCGACAATATTTCTAGGTTGCTGATATCGTTAGTCCCGGTCTTGTTCAAAG
Coding sequences within it:
- a CDS encoding SMI1/KNR4 family protein, giving the protein MLEDHLIAKMRQDESAAFGGGAEDCAISAAEEILEVSFPASYRQFLQQFGWGGVGGLEIFGLGADVPPFLDVVHITTSERTEAVPPLPKKLLPICTDGLGNLLCIDTTEWRLNKPVVFWNHDESSDQEAEEIAGDFSLWLEERITSS